A segment of the Pelecanus crispus isolate bPelCri1 chromosome Z, bPelCri1.pri, whole genome shotgun sequence genome:
cccacacaccaccacccaccaccacgCCACTTCTGGAccaccgccccagccccacctctggcctcccgcctcccctcgcccgcGCACAGGGGCGCTCCAAGGACGGCCCtgcaccctcagcctccacCGACTCCTCCTCTATTTATAGAACTTAccctatttattttgacaatgctTTCTATCTATTTATTCACCTATTTATTTGACCGACAATAAAGACCCGTTGTGCTGCACGCTCATGGACAGCCCGAGGagatggggagaggggagctACTTATTACCCATGGTGTTACCTGGCCTGTCCGGACTGCGACCTCCCCTGATGGAGGGGAAGGTCCCCATGGACACTGCGGGACTCTCACGCCAATGACTATTACCACAGAACTCTATTTAtttatgcatgtatttatttggctggccatttatttatttatttatctatctatctatttattcACTTGTTGGAAATAAAGACTTtttgcaaaaacaaagcaaagaaaaaagaaaagaggtggtCATCATTCATACACCTGACAGGCAAAGACAGGGTCTCTGCACGCAGGCAGGGATCAgcttccctcctgcagcccctcccaCCAATGCCTCCAGCCCCGGTCGAAGGCTTCGAACGGCCAGCCACTCGCAGGGACCCACCGTGGTCCTTCAAACCCACAGGCATCTCCCGCTGATGCTGGAGAGCACACGCTCGCCCACACTGCGCCTGCCCTACacgctcctcctctcccaccaccTACCCTCTCCCTTCCCAACCCTCTCCCACTGCCAAGACACGAAAGCCACCTCCAAACCACCACCCCATCACAAACAACCACTCAGCAATGCCACAGCACTGCTTGGGACCAAGCAGCGTGGCATGCACAAGGTGCACCTCAAAGAGCCAAGGAGGGCACCCACCAAGGCCTGTGGAGATTTGGACAAGGCACAGCAGCCCAGTGCTACTAACCCCACCCAAGAAGCgccaaaaagccacaaaaaacaCAGAAGGTGCCCAGGACTGCTCATTGCTCTCCGACAACGACCACAACTGGCCCACGACGCTCCCGCCTGTGCTCACACACCAGTGGCCGTGGCGACCTGCCTCACTACATAGAACACATCGGCCTGGGCTGCCTTCGTCCCAACACATCctcagcaaacaaaaagctaCATTCCCCAACGCCACCACCCAACATGGTTCAAACCaaccagcacagaccagcacAGCATTCCCCATGAAGGAAACTGCCCAcgcaccaccagcaccagctgctccttcaccctccaaccaccaccccaaaaataTCTGACCCGGGTGCTTTGCCCTCCCCGGCTAAGTCCGAGcaagacaacagcagcagagctcagcagctccGACCTCCTCCCGCACAGGACAAAGACGTAGTTCTCCACGCTCGGTCacaccacctccaccaccacacCACTGCAAGGACACTGCTCCATGCAAACACAAAGGGGCACTTCCCATGCAGCTGGAGAGCGAGAAAACAAGCAGGACCAAATACAGGCAGCAACACAGCAGGACCCCTCAAAATGCAACTTCCACGTTGTACTACAGTCCTCCTGATGTTCCTTCTAATGAGAAACACCCTGTGACACCAGGCAGGGGGGATCTCgttggctctgtcttctctgaggCGGCTGAAGAAAGGAAACCCTCCGCAGCcataaaaacagagaaggagagGTAATGACACAAGCTGGAACACGGGGAAttcaaacaggaaagaagaaacacattatTATCATCTTTACGATGAAGACGATGCGACACCAGAAGAGAGGTCAGGGAGGTTGTAGGATGTCCATCCCTGGAGAGAGATCCAAAAGCATCACCGGACAAGGCCATATGCAACCTCCTCTGACACCACCAGAATGCGCTCAGGACCTCCAGAGCAAAACAGgccattgaaaaaaaaacttaaaaaatggaaagaaatgataCATGAACAGTGGAGGGGCGGGcggaaaccaaaccaaaaaccaaaacacccgcccaaaaaccacaacaaaaacagagagagaaatcaaGAACTTCCAGTAGTATGAGGGCATAACAAAAACCACACGCGTCGCATCAGGCAAACACTGGAAATCAGAAAAATGGAATTCTTTGTAGAGGACCTTTTCCTCCGCGCAGCACAATGACACGGTGGTCACAAAAAAGTCCTGAACTggcaaaaatagcaaaaatcacgctacataaaaatacttctggCTGCGTCTCCTTCATTCTTCAATAAGCGACAGCTTAGAAAAGACTTCTTACACCCCATCACAATGAGGTTTAAACTGAAGAACGGGAAGCAAAGAGACTGTAGAAGCTTCATCAATAAACATTCAGTGCTAAAGTGCTTAGACCTAGAGCCACTTCCTCAAAGGACATCGGGACTGAGGAGAGCTGCTGAGATTCCCgagaaacacagaattttacAAATCtccaaaaatgtaaaagcaaacaatgtattcatatgaaaacaaagaggACAAACGTACCGAAAGTAAAACCCCACAACCAACGCTGGAGCATTACATAAGGAAAAGAGACTTGGGCAGGAAGGgaaattcagagaaacaaaaaggataAGAGCTGCCCGGGACGGAAAAGggaaaccacaaaaaaacccacatctgcAGCACAACTGCCCCATGTATCGCTACCCCTACTCTCTCACATCCCCCGCTACACCACTGCAGCAAACATCCCCCCCCCAAAACGGCCTCCCGCCAACACAGCACGAGCAAAGCACCGCCACCGCCGTCCCCAAGCACGGCCACCCCACCAACGCACTTccacaaacagcaaaaagctTGCCACTGCCTCTTGCCTCACAACCACGGGAACGAGCCTTTGGCCTGGCGGGGGGCAAGACACCTCCACTCAACACCTACTCCAAGCCCCGCGCCAAACAGGGCTCTGCACATCCCGTGCCCACTCTTCTCTTTGCCGCCTCCCCAACCAGGCACCTTCCTCACTCAGCCTCTCTGAAAAACCTCCGACAGGCTTTAGCCATCCGCAGCAGAATCCTCTCCTCGGCCCTCGTCTCCTCCACACTTACCCCCTTCCAGACCGCTTTAGacccactgagcagcagctctcgaGATCGTCCTCACTACAAGGACGACACCCACCTGCTCAACCACCTCGgcctccagcacaggagggcCACAAGCGTCATCAGAgggtggaacacctctcctgctacaaggaaaggctgacacagttgggcttcttcagcctgcagaaggcaaggctccggggagacctccctgcggcctttcaatacctaAACGGGGCTCGCAACAAAGCTGCCGACAGGCTTTTCGATAGCGCCTGGAGCGACCGCACGagggggaggtgttttaagCCGAAAGAGGGCAGATGCAGCCTACACGCAAGGAAGACGTTTTCTACCGTCAGGGTGCTGAAACGCGGGCACACACGCGGTAGGTGCCCCGTCCCCGGAAACGTTCAAGCTCAGCTtgcacggggctctgagcagcctcatCGAGTCAAACACGTCCCCACCTCATGGCTGGGGCGTCGGACCACatcacctttaaaggtccctcccaacccacaCCCCGCGACGATTCGATGCAGGGCCGGCATGGCACAGATCGCTTTCACCAGCCCCAGGTCCCCTGCTCTCCACGCTTTGGCCATTTCTCACGACAACCCTCTCGTTGCGCTGCTAGAAAACACCTCGCAGCACCAACTCTTCCAGGGCAACAGCGACAAGGTCCAGCCACCGACCTCCAACGTCAGCCCACCTCCTCCAGTGACGGCACCCACCTACGCCACGTGCCAGCACCCCAAGCACGGCACCCACCAACGCAACGCTGCCTGACAACACcgtggctcccagcccgccaccgccctgccaccaccgccacACACATCTTTCCCCCGctccaaaagctttcagaaaacacctggCAGCGCCTCTCGCACGAGCGCAACGTGACCCCATGCAACGCCACAGCCTTGGGGaacaggggctggaaagctgcccggtgCAAAAGGACCTGGCGGTGTCCCTCGACAGCCGGctcaacaggagccagcagtgtgcccacctggccaaggcggccaacggcatcctggcttctgtcgggaacagcgtggccagcaggagcagggaagcgatcgtccccctgtactcggcactggtgaggacgcacctcaaataccgtgtccggttttgggcccctcactccaggaaagacattgaggtgctgcagcgtggccagggaagggcaacgaagccgctgaaggctctggagagcaagtcttatgaggagccgctgctcagggaactgggattCTTTCGTCTGGAGAAGACGAGGCCGAGCGGAGACCATAAGGTCGCTCTCCACAACCACCCGAACGGAGGCTGTAGccaggtggctgttggtctcttctcccaaggaggtGGCgccaggacgagaggaaacggcctcaagctgcgctgcgggaggtttagcttggctagcacaaaaaatttcttcacggaaagagtgctcaagcattggaacaggctgcccagagaggcggtggagtcaccatccccgcgCCTCTTCAAAACACGcctagacgtggcactctgggacacggtttagtaggcacggcggtgttgggttgaggcttgcactgctgatcttggagatcctttccaaccttaacgactcctagtttttacttgcagtaaaagataatccagccaccaagccaggaaacgtgaaattattactctgccctgaaaccgtttagtggtggacttgggagtcttaggttaacggttggactgcgtgatcttaaaggtcttttccaacctaaacgattctatcatgCCATGACCCTTGCTGTTGCAAGGGACCCAGAAACCTCAGCGAGTGcaacccccagctcctcctcctcctcctcccaccacagctctAGAACTACATCAGCCGGCTCGGCTCCACCGCCACAGGACTCTTGCACACCCCTCCTCCAGGGCCGCCGGGGCTCACGCCAGCCCAAACGCAAGACCCTTCGCTCACGGGGGACATTGTCTTCTTTGCTCTCCAGACACCTCACGCAAAGGAGGACgacaaaacacaacaggacCCCTGCTACAGGGGCACACGCGCCGCAACACAGACAGCGacccagcgcagcagcagcagcggcggcggcggcggcggcggcaaagcccttcccttgctcctcaagcctttcctccccatcctcatcagcttcaaatgcaggacctggggcagctccagccgcAAACACAGCCAACCCTCAAGTGCCTACACCCACAGCCACCGCCTCGCAAGCCGCCCACGCCACCCCCAGGCCCGCGCTCCAGCAGGggctctccccaggctctgccaagcgACATCACTTCCCAACCCTTCCCGCCACAAAAAGACAACACCAGCTAAGATGGAAACAACGGCGAGCCCCAAGcgaaagcaaaacacaccacaACCAACACCAGCCCGCTACAGCCGGAAAAGACACCGCGGCAGGAAGGCAAACCTCACTCCCCTCCAGAAAACAGCCACCACAGCTCGCcccgcgggcagcagggaaacccTCACACACCGCCCCGACACAGCTGCCCACAAGGCCTCTGCCCCAGCGCTTTCGCATCCCCCACGCAaccaccacagaccacctccccacgCACGGCCACCCCGACAACGCACTTCCCCACGACCACCACAGCCACCGGCCAAAAACGAAAACCACAGACGGAAACTCGCTGCACTCAGAAAGCGAGGAAGGGAAAGCCGACGCGCCACATAAAGCCGGCCACCCGGCAGCACCCCAAGCACGGCGCCCACCCGCACCACCAGCAAGCCTCACCGcgctcctgcccagcaccacccacagccccaccatggCTGCGCCCGcaaccccacagccccgcctGCCGCACGGCGCCCCggcgctcctgctcctcctcacggCTCTCGCCTCCGCCCTCGCCTGCCAACACCTGCGTCCCCGAGACACCACCTTCCCCTGGCACGGCCTCCGGCTCCTCCAGCAcatggctcccagcccgccgCAGACATGCCACCACCAGcacgcccccttccccttccccgacACCCTCCTCCACGCCAGCCACCCGCAGCAAGCCGACGCCACCGCCCTCCgcatcctccagcacctcttCGACACCCTCAGCGGACCCAAcaccccacagcactgggacGCCACGGCACGACGGCAACTCCTCAGCGGCCTCCACCACcgcatccagcagctccagcaatgCCCGCCAGCCAACCCCACGCTCTCCCAAGGCCAAGGGCCCCGCAACCTGCTGCTCGGCATCGAAAAGTACTTTGGGCGCATCCGCGACTTCCTCCGCACCCACAACCACAGCGCCTGCGCCTGGGACCACGTCTGCCTCGAAGCTCGCCTCTGCTTCCAACGCCTCCACAACCTCACCCGCTCCACGCCCAATTAGCCCAAACACCCCGACACGACCCGCACGGccccacacaccaccacccaccaccacgCCACTTCTGGAccaccgccccagccccacctctggcctcccgcctcccctcgcccgcGCACAGGGGCGCTCCAAGGACGGCCCtgcaccctcagcctccacCGACTCCTCCTCTATTTATAGAACTTAccctatttattttgacaatgctTTCTATCTATTTATTCACCTATTTATTTGACCGACAATAAAGACCCGTTGCAAAAAGCTTGCCACTGCCTCTTGCCTCACAACCACGGGAACGAGCCTTTGGCCTGGCGGGGGGCAAGACACCTCCACTCAACACCTACTCCAAGCCCCGCGCCAAACAGGGCTCTGCACATCCCGTGCCCACTCTTCTCTTTGCCGCCTCCCCAACCAGGCACCTTCCTCACTCAGCCTCTCTGAAAAACCTCCGACAGGCTTTAGCCATCCGCAGCAGAATCCTCTCCTCGGCCCTCGTCTCCTCCACACTTACCCCCTTCCAGACCGCTTTAGacccactgagcagcagctctcgaGATCGTCCTCACTACAAGGACGACACCCACCTGCTCAACCACCTCGgcctccagcacaggagggcCACAAGCGTCATCAGAgggtggaacacctctcctgctacaaggaaaggctgacacagttgggcttcttcagcctgcagaaggcaaggctccggggagacctccctgcggcctttcaatacctaAACGGGGCTCGCAACAAAGCTGCCGACAGGCTTTTCGATAGCGCCTGGAGCGACCGCACGagggggaggtgttttaagCCGAAAGAGGGCAGATGCAGCCTACACGCAAGGAAGACGTTTTCTACCGTCAGGGTGCTGAAACGCGGGCACACACGCGGTAGGTGCCCCGTCCCCGGAAACGTTCAAGCTCAGCTtgcacggggctctgagcagcctcatCGAGTCAAACACGTCCCCACCTCATGGCTGGGGCGTCGGACCACatcacctttaaaggtccctcccaacccacaCCCCGCGACGATTCGATGCAGGGCCGGCACGGCACAGATCGCTTTCACCAGCCCCAGGTCCCCTGCTCTCCACGCTTTGGCCATTTCTCACGACAACCCTCTCGTTGCGCTGCTAGAAAACACCTCGCAGCACC
Coding sequences within it:
- the LOC142596673 gene encoding interferon-like — encoded protein: MAAPATPQPRLPHGAPALLLLLTALASALACQHLRPRDTTFPWHGLRLLQHMAPSPPQTCHHQHAPFPFPDTLLHASHPQQADATALRILQHLFDTLSGPNTPQHWDATARRQLLSGLHHRIQQLQQCPPANPTLSQGQGPRNLLLGIEKYFGRIRDFLRTHNHSACAWDHVCLEARLCFQRLHNLTRSTPN